ATAGTTCCTCCTTTGGGTCTAGTGATCGAAGAGTCGCAAGCTATAGATATACCCAAACTGTCAGTCGCAGGAAATCTACTAGGAACAACGGTAGATTTAGATGAAGCAAAAATACAGGTGCAAGAAGCGGTTTTATCTTTAAAAGGTAAGCTATCTCCAGGACAAGAAGATGCTACATTTGCGGTCAACAATTTAACCGTAGATAATATTGGTAATTTTGTTAAGATTCCCGTGGATATAGCAGGAGAAATTAATGCCACAGGCACAATTAAAGGCACGCCTAAAAATCCTCAGCTAGCAGGAAAAGTTGCTTTTACAGATGGAGCGTTTAACGGCAACGTCTTACCTGAAAAGCTAGCGGGAGATTTTGACTACGACGGTAGCAAACTAGCATTTAATACTACTGCACCTGAATCAATTCGCGTAGAAGCCAGCGTCCCCTATCCGATTATCCCTGGTAAAAGCGATCGCCTTACAGCTAAAGCCGATGTAGACAAAGAAGCATTTGTCTTTTTAGGTGCCTTTAGCCAGAATTACTTAAACTGGATTGGTGGCGATGGAAATGCCAAATTAAATGCTAATGCCCGCCTAGACTTAAACAAAAAAGGCATCATTTATGATTTGGATGCCAAAGGAGTAGTTAACCTCAAAGATGCTAATGTCGCGGTAGAAACGCCTTTCTTTACTGAACCATTTGTCGGTACAGGTAAAATTACCATAAATAATCAGATAGTTAACGTTGAGAATTTAGACGCTACCTTTGCCCAAAAAGATTTATCCGTTACGGGTAAGCTACCGATTCTTACCGCAGTTAATAACTTAGACAAGCCCCTAACTATCAATCTTCCCGAAGGCGATATTGATATTAGAAAGTTATATAAAGGCGGAGTCGAAGGCAAAGTTACAGTTACAGGAGCATCTTTAGAACCTGTAATAGGCGGAAAAGTTACTTTAGAAGATGGTAAGGTATCTCTTCCTAAAACGGAAGCTCCTACCCAAGAGGAAACCGTTCAATTAACCAAAAGCAAGGTTAGCAATACGGTTTCAGGCGCAAAGGCACTGTCTACTCAAGGAAATAATCAACAACCCACTGCTGCTAAATCCTCTGGTTTTGTTACCGCCCTAAACAACCTCAAGGTCAACCTCAAAGACTTCAGCTTTGAACAAAATCCTGTATATGAATTCAAACTCGATGGTGGTTTAACTCTTAATGGTACGGTTGATAAACCGAGTAACATTATTCCCAAAGGAACTTTAACGTTGACTCGCGCCGACGTAAACTTATTTAGCAATAAATTTGATTTAGATCGTAGTCGAGAAAATACGATAATTTTTACCCCAGGTGCTGGAGTATTCGATCCTGCCCTTGATATTATTTTAGTAACCGAAGTTGAAGATATTAAGCAACAACAATTTAATAGTTTACGTTCAGTTGATGCTAACTCTAATGAAATAGACGATCCACTTTCACAAGGTAATGACAGCGAAACTATTAGAATTAGTTTGGTAATTGATGGCGAAACCGCAGAAATATTACCAAACTTGGCTGAGAACAGCACCGACTGTAGTACTAGTACTGTTCGTCCTAACGATGCTCCTTTAGTTGAAAACAAAAAATACTATAGTCAAACAGAACTAAATCAATTAACAAAATGTTTTAACAACGTGTCCCTAACGGGTGGCGATCGCAACTTAATTAATTCTCCAGCAGTACAATTGACGAGCATTCCTTCTCTGAGTCAAGGAGAAATTGTCAGTTTGTTGAGCGGTCGATTCATAGATTTTGCTAGCAATTTGGGTCAAGGCAACGATAGTCAATCGCAATTATTTAATATGGGAGTGAACACGTTTATAGTTACTCCTCTCTTAAACAACGTGTTATACAAAATAGATGATACAACAGTAAAATTGGGTAAAAAAATTGGTTTAGATTATTTAACTCTGTATCCCAATTTAGAAGGTATTTATAACATTAATCGAAATTCATCGCTGCGTTCTACCTACAATTACACATTTAACGAAGTCAGGGTGGAGTACCAAAAAAGTTTTTAATGACGTTGTTAATTTACAGTCCGAGACTACTGAAAATATTCGTGGCTTTTATATTCTTGCTTAGAGACTAAACCAATTTCGGAATCTAGTAGAGAGATAGTTTAATATCGATTTAATCCACTTTCAATATAGTCGAATGCAGATTAAACTTTCTCTTTCTCCTGGCGCAGTTGTTAGGTATTTAATGATCGCAGTTGTTTTCTTTACTGTTGTAAGCACGGGAATTCAAATTGCCAAGTATGTTTTCGACTATCGTCAGGATTGGATGAGTCTGTGGAATCTAGATAGAGAGTTAAATTTCCCAAGCTGGTTTTCTACTTTTATGATTGGCTTTTGCTCAATTTTGCTCAAGATTATTGCCACAGGCAAAAAAGAACAGGGCGATCGCTATACTAAAGACTGGCAGTTATTATCCTTAATTTTTTTCTGGATGGCGATCGATGAATTAGTGAGTATTCACGAGATTCTCATTATTCCTCAACTCAGCGATGATCTCCATCTTCCTTGGTTTCTTCATTCCCTATGGGTTATTCCTGGGATGGTTTTTGTTGCCTGGTTTGCCAGACGCTACATTAGATTCGTGCGCCATTTACCACCAAAAACTAAAAAACACTTTGTGTCCGCAGCCTGTGTCTATATTGGTGGTGCATTAGTTATGGAAATGGTGGGTAGTTATTTTGCTGAATTACAAGGACAACAACATTTGACCTATGCTTTAGTTGCTACGGTTGAGGAGTTGATGGAGATGGTTGGCATGGTGATGTTTATCTATGGTTTACTTTATTATCTGGGTGAATGGGCAAAAACCTTAGATCTGCGAATTGATATTTTGAATCTGTAGAGAACTATTAGACCTCTTACACGAATCAGAAATATTGGTTAAGAATGAGGTTTTTTGCCAGAGGTCAGAGGTCAGAAATTCAAATAATATGTTCAACGGCAATTCTTAATCGATTTAATTGACGATTATATTGTTTTTGTTCTTTGGTTATTTTTTTAACTTTTTGCTTCTTGATTGGAGTTTGGCTCAGAAGATAAATTTTAGCGATTCCTTAATATCCTTTGTCTGCTTAATTGACTACTCTTGGTATGGTTCAAACTGCGATTTTTCTGCACTAGCACTACATTGAGGACGTGACCAATCATCGGCAATATCGCGCTTTGGGCGTGCCAGGTTCGATTCCCGAGTCGGGATCGCAAATGTAATTGTAGTTGTCACAAAAATACTATAAAACTTAACCAATCTTTAGGATAAATTTTTCTAAGCTTTAGTAACATACTAATAACACCTCAATTTAAGTGCTTATAAAAAGGATTCAAAAAAGATGAAGGAAAATTTAGCAAATACTAACTTAACCGAGCTTTCAGTACCTGCAATCGACTTATTTGAAGACCTGCAAGAGGGGCTACTGACAAATGACATAATTTCTACTGACGAGGTTCGGCAAATAGAATCTGCTGTTGTAGACCTTACACCCCGTCCTAGCCCTGGTCGAATTGTTGGGACATTAGAGGACGATCTTCTCACTGGAACCCCCCAGAGCGACCAAATTTTTGCCCTGGATGGCAACGATATTGTGATTGCTCTGTCTGGCAGCGATCGCATTTTTGGCGGCTCTGGGGCTGACTTGATTGTGGCTGGAGGAGGAAACGACTTTATTGACGGTGAGGCGGGAAATGACCAAATCTTTGGTGACGCAGGCAACGACGACATCAAAGGTGGCGGTGGAGTTGACGTGATTAATGGTGGTGGCGGTAGCGATCTGATCAGCGGAAACCAAGGGGGCGATCGAATCTCTGGAGAAGCTGGCAATGACATCATCAATGGCAATGGCGGACAAGACATTCTCAACGGTGGAAATGACGCAGATATTATTTCTGGCGGCGGCGACAATGACCGCGCTTTTGGAGGTGCTGGCAACGATGACATATTTGGTGACGGTGGTAACGATGCCCTTAATGGTGATGCTGGAGACGATTTAGTTGAAGGCGGGGCTGGCAATGATACCGTCTTTGGCGGTACGAATAATGATACCGTAGCTGGAGGCAATGGTGCAGATGAAGTTATTGGTGGTGCAGGTGATGATTCGCTGTCTGGGGGGAGCGGAAACGATACGCTGATTGGTGTCGATCCTTTTGTTGGTGCTTTCGGGTTTGGTAGTGGCGAACTCGATACTCTAGACGGTGGTGCTGAAAATGACACTTTTGTTTTAGGAGAAGGCGATCGCGTCTATTACCTGGGCGAAGGAAATGATGACTTTGCTTTAATTACTGATTTTGAAAGCCAAGACACTATTCAACTTCCAGAAGCTTTCAACTCTACCAATAATGTGGCTACTGAAATTGATGATGCGGGTCAGAGTCTTGCTACTGCCCAAGTAATTTCTGGTGGAACTGAGGCGCTAGATAGAATTACAGGAACTATTGCTTCTGAAAATGATGTCGATCTGTTCCAAATCGACATAACTGGCGGGGGGAATTTTTCTGCTACTACCGTCGGTGGGGCTGATTTTGATACTCAGTTGTTTCTGTTTGATGGAGATGGCTTTTCGGTGCTGGAAAACGACGATGATGGAGGGCTTCAATCGACAATTTCAGATGATTTCGCTCCGCTAACTCCTGGCACTTACTTCTTAGCTATTTCTAGCTTTGATAACGATCCAACTGGCTCTCCTCTAGATGGTTTCACAGGCAATGGAGGTTCGACTGGAAATTATACCATCGACTTAACTGGAGTTGAAGCTGACTCTAGTGAAATAGAAGCGGTTTCTGCGTTTAGTTTGGGAGCGTCCCCTGCTGCACTTCCCCCAGGAACGGCAATAAGTTTTGAAGATGACCTAATTGCTATCGTGCAAGGGGTTTCACCTTCAGACTTAAGTTTAAACGGCGACGACTTTGCTTTTGCTTAAACACTTTTTTTCTGAGAATTTAAGCAACTTCCAATAGAACAGGATTTAGATACATAAATCTTGATGAGAGCGTTTCACGAAATGCCTCTACACACAATTCTTACTTATTAGAACTCTTGCAAAAGTTTTTTAGGATATGGTCGAGGGTTTATTTTTTTATATTAGACCTCCTGCAAAAATAAATTAGAAATCAAAATTAATCCTTTTTACCGAGTCCCTAAACTCGATCAAGGCTTATCGGACTTATGCAAGAGGTCTAGTATCTAATTGTAAGGCTTCTAAGATCTACTAATGCTGGATTTATTTACGCCCACGTCTACTGGTGTAGTTTTATTTCTAGCTGGTCTTGTATTTTGGAAGGTTCGTACACGGGCGCGATCGCACTTTTTTCAGGAGTTATTTGCCAGTCATAGTGACGCAGTAGCAAAGACATAAATATTTTCATTTCCATCTGGGCGAACTGATAACCCAGACACACATGAGAACCGCCTCCAAAACCAACTAGGGAAAAGGGATGCTGTTTGTCTTCTTCGCGGGGAGGGGCAAAACGATCTGGATCGAAAGAATCTGGGTTGGCATATATTTCTGGTAAGCGGTGAGTCAGCATGGGAGATACATCCACCATCCAGCCAGCAGGAATACGATAGCCATCGTACTCAATATCTTTGACTACACCGCGAGATATATTTTGTACTGGAGGATAAAGTCTTTCTACTTCTTTAAGAGCATAACCCAGGTTAGTAAACTGTTTTAAATGAGATAGATGCAAAGGTTCATCGCCGACAACCTCTTTTTGTTCGTTAAGCAAACGTTCTTTCCATTCGGGATTAGCATTTAGTTCCAACAGTAACCAAGAAATTAAGACGGCAGGGTTTTCGTGTCCTGCAAACAAAACCATCAATAACTGGTCGATAATTTCCGTATCGCTTAATGGATCGCCATCTTCGGTAACAGAAGCCAAGAATAAGCCTAAAAAGTCTTGAGACTCTTTGAGATCGCCATTTTGTCTGCGAGTGGCTATTTTTTGCTGTAAAAATGTTTTCAGTTTACGACGCGCTGACTGAGAACGCCCATAAATAGTAAAGGGTAAGTCCAGATGTAATTTTGCTCTACGCCCAACCAACATAGTTAGAAAGTATTGAAGAGATTCTGCAAACTCGGCTTTTGTTTCTGTACCCAAAACTAGCTGAAGTGCTACGGTTAGGGAAAATTCTGTAAAAGCGTCGATCGCGGGTAAAATTCCTTCAGTGGCTTTTTCTTGTAGGAAATTCTCGGCAAGCAGATGGATGGTATCAAAATAATTATTAAGTGCCTGTCCGTGCATTGCAGGATGGATCAGGCGACGAATGGCTTTATGTCTTTTGCCATCTTGAAGCAGTACCCCGCTACCAAAAATCGGTTTGAGAAATATCCAACCTTGTTCTGCCGACAGATGATCTGCTTGATCCATCAACACTAATTTATTGGCTTGGGTGCCGATCAAAAAAGCAAACTTTTTCCCAAATATGCGTGATTTGAAAACTGAACCATGACGCTGAAAACGCTGGCGATAAAACATTTCCTCTCCAGCAAAGAGTTCTTTGGTTTCGCCTTTAGAACCACCAAAACTTCCTGGCATTTCTTCGGCGGATTTTAGCTGCGATCTTTGTTGTAATACCATTTATAGTTGTATTTATTAATTTTTACACGAGCGGTAATAAAAGTTACCCTCATTCTTGGTTAAAAGCTACAAGCTAATAGCGGTGAGGCGACGCGGGGTCTCACCGCTATTAGCTTTATCAATACCGATTAATGTAAATTGAAGTAAATGTATCAAACAGGTACAGCTTCAATAATGCTGTTTGCTGTTTGGGTGGGAATGATTCGGGCAATTTTAAAACCTGCTTTGACTAACAAATCCCGATATTCATCTTCTTTGCGTTCGCGCCCCCCTGGAGTAGTCAGTAGAGATTCTAGATCGATTAATTTACCCACAAAAGGTTCATTACCTTCAGGCATAATCATTTCTACTAGTAAAAGCTTTCCTGTGTCTGTCATCGCTTCGCGACAGTTCTGAAGAATTTTTATTGCTTGTTCATCGTCCCAATTATGAATAACGAACATCAAAATGTAGGTGTCACCCCCACTAGGAACTGTCTCGACACAGTTGCCTGAAACTAGCTGACAGCGTTCTGTTAGCCCAGCTTGCTCGATCGCGGGTTGAGCAACAGCGATCGCACTTTCAAAGTCTAATAAGATTCCCTTCATTTCTGGATAAGCTTTGAGCAAGGGAATAATTGTACTTCCCGCACCGGCAAAGATTCCTAGTTCTACTAATGTAGATGTGCTAGAAAAATCGTAGTTATCCATTAAAGAATTAGAGGCGCGACTAGAAATACTAACTTTAGAATTGCTGGCAGTTTCGGCTGCTTCGGGATTTAAATAATATTCAAACAAACCCTGTCCAAAAAGGCGATCGAATGCTGGCTTTCCAGTCTTAATACTGTAGGGAAGTTCTCCCCATACCTGCCAATGCCAGTCTTGTCCGAGGAATTTAATCGCATCGCGAAGTGAACCTGGGGTGTCACCAGCTAAATATTCAGCAGAAGGAGTTAGTTTAAACTTACCGTCATCGTCTTGGGCAAATATGCCGACACTTGCAAGCGATCGCAATACTCGGTAAAGAGATGATTCGTGGGTTTGGGTAGCCTCTGCCAATTCTGCGCTGGTTTTTGCCCCATCGACCAATAAATCGGCAATGCCTAACTCGGCTACCACATAAATGATTCTGGCGATACGAAACCCGCCCAAAAAACGTAACATGGCGATCGCAGGTGGTACATGGGACAATGCGCTAGGCTGTCTTGCCTTGGGAGTACTAGTCGTAGTTGTCATGTTTTGCTCCAATTAAAATTATTTTTTATACACACACATCATTCTGTAAGGGCGGTTTCAAAACCGCCCCTACGGAATTGGTACAGCTTCAATAATGCTCATTGGCGACTTGGTGGGAATAATTCGCTTCACTTCAAAACCAGACTGGGCAAATAGTTCCTTGTATTCTTCGGCAGTGCGTTCGATCGCGCCTGGAGTCATAATCATTGCTTCCACGTCCAAGATTTTGGCTAAGGATGGTTCATTGCCTGGAGGTACAATCATCTCCACGACTAAAAGCTTACCGTCACTGGCTATGGCTTGATGTATGTTGCTCAAAATCTGACCAGCCTTGGCATCGTCATAATCGTGAATCAAATTTTTGACTAGATAGGCATCTGCTTGGTCAGGAACAGACTGCCAAAAGTCACCAGCTATTAGTTCGCAGCGATCGCCTAAAGAATTCTCTTCAGCTACCGCTTCGGCTTTAGATATGCGGGATGCAGTATCAAAATGAATCCCCTTCAAGTCCTGATTTTTACGCAGGATAGAGGCAATCAGTTCGCCATCTCCTTGACCACCTGTGGCAATATCCACCACCTGTTTAAAATTAGAAAAATCATAGCCTCCTAAGATAGAGCGATCGCTTAGAGTTAAAGCTCCCTTCATAGCTGCATCAAAGTCTTGGGCTACATCAGGATTTTGTTGATAATATTCTTCAAAATCCATGCCATGTATCTTTTCAAATGCCGAACCACCAGTTTTGACGCTGTGCAAAACATCTTGCCACATCTGCCAATGCCATGGAGTCCCCATGACTCTAGCATAGCCGTTTAGTGAACCAGGAGCATCAGACTTTAGTAAAGATGCTCTGGGGGTCAACTTAAAAGTGCGATCGTCTAATTCTTGAAAAATTTCAAAGCTAGCTAAGGTTCTTAATAGCCTATATAGGGATTGAGGATGGGTTGAAGTTTCTTCTGCTAATTCAGCGACGCTTTTGGGCTTATCTTTTAATAAATCGGCAATACCAAGCTGCGCTGCTACTGAAATGCTCTGGGAAAGACGGTAAGCATTCATCATTTGCAGAATCATGATCTGCGGTGGCATTCCCTTCTCTTTCGGTGGTTTGGTCTGTTGGTTTGTAGTCATATTATGCGTTTTTGGTGTAGCAAACTTCGTAGAGTACGGGAGAAGATTCAGCGATCGCACCTATCTTAGGCATATGTTCTCGAGCTTCGGGATTTTGGAAAATGCCACGGAAGTCTTCAACGCTTTTCCATTGGGCATAGTTTGTT
This DNA window, taken from Pleurocapsa sp. FMAR1, encodes the following:
- a CDS encoding DVUA0089 family protein; translated protein: MKENLANTNLTELSVPAIDLFEDLQEGLLTNDIISTDEVRQIESAVVDLTPRPSPGRIVGTLEDDLLTGTPQSDQIFALDGNDIVIALSGSDRIFGGSGADLIVAGGGNDFIDGEAGNDQIFGDAGNDDIKGGGGVDVINGGGGSDLISGNQGGDRISGEAGNDIINGNGGQDILNGGNDADIISGGGDNDRAFGGAGNDDIFGDGGNDALNGDAGDDLVEGGAGNDTVFGGTNNDTVAGGNGADEVIGGAGDDSLSGGSGNDTLIGVDPFVGAFGFGSGELDTLDGGAENDTFVLGEGDRVYYLGEGNDDFALITDFESQDTIQLPEAFNSTNNVATEIDDAGQSLATAQVISGGTEALDRITGTIASENDVDLFQIDITGGGNFSATTVGGADFDTQLFLFDGDGFSVLENDDDGGLQSTISDDFAPLTPGTYFLAISSFDNDPTGSPLDGFTGNGGSTGNYTIDLTGVEADSSEIEAVSAFSLGASPAALPPGTAISFEDDLIAIVQGVSPSDLSLNGDDFAFA
- a CDS encoding cytochrome P450; the encoded protein is MVLQQRSQLKSAEEMPGSFGGSKGETKELFAGEEMFYRQRFQRHGSVFKSRIFGKKFAFLIGTQANKLVLMDQADHLSAEQGWIFLKPIFGSGVLLQDGKRHKAIRRLIHPAMHGQALNNYFDTIHLLAENFLQEKATEGILPAIDAFTEFSLTVALQLVLGTETKAEFAESLQYFLTMLVGRRAKLHLDLPFTIYGRSQSARRKLKTFLQQKIATRRQNGDLKESQDFLGLFLASVTEDGDPLSDTEIIDQLLMVLFAGHENPAVLISWLLLELNANPEWKERLLNEQKEVVGDEPLHLSHLKQFTNLGYALKEVERLYPPVQNISRGVVKDIEYDGYRIPAGWMVDVSPMLTHRLPEIYANPDSFDPDRFAPPREEDKQHPFSLVGFGGGSHVCLGYQFAQMEMKIFMSLLLRHYDWQITPEKSAIAPVYEPSKIQDQLEIKLHQ
- a CDS encoding methyltransferase, coding for MTTTTSTPKARQPSALSHVPPAIAMLRFLGGFRIARIIYVVAELGIADLLVDGAKTSAELAEATQTHESSLYRVLRSLASVGIFAQDDDGKFKLTPSAEYLAGDTPGSLRDAIKFLGQDWHWQVWGELPYSIKTGKPAFDRLFGQGLFEYYLNPEAAETASNSKVSISSRASNSLMDNYDFSSTSTLVELGIFAGAGSTIIPLLKAYPEMKGILLDFESAIAVAQPAIEQAGLTERCQLVSGNCVETVPSGGDTYILMFVIHNWDDEQAIKILQNCREAMTDTGKLLLVEMIMPEGNEPFVGKLIDLESLLTTPGGRERKEDEYRDLLVKAGFKIARIIPTQTANSIIEAVPV
- a CDS encoding methyltransferase, translated to MTTNQQTKPPKEKGMPPQIMILQMMNAYRLSQSISVAAQLGIADLLKDKPKSVAELAEETSTHPQSLYRLLRTLASFEIFQELDDRTFKLTPRASLLKSDAPGSLNGYARVMGTPWHWQMWQDVLHSVKTGGSAFEKIHGMDFEEYYQQNPDVAQDFDAAMKGALTLSDRSILGGYDFSNFKQVVDIATGGQGDGELIASILRKNQDLKGIHFDTASRISKAEAVAEENSLGDRCELIAGDFWQSVPDQADAYLVKNLIHDYDDAKAGQILSNIHQAIASDGKLLVVEMIVPPGNEPSLAKILDVEAMIMTPGAIERTAEEYKELFAQSGFEVKRIIPTKSPMSIIEAVPIP